The DNA sequence TGCTGGATTCAGGGTTTATCGGTCCTCAGTGTCTTTGTGTCAGATTAAACAATCTGCTCTAAATAACAGCTTTGACACAtgaagaaatatagaaagaaaTGGTGACTTTCATCCAATTGTGCTAAATATGTGGTCTCAACTGTAGTcactttgtaaaataaagatctgaCCAAGTCAGTATATGATCAAATCAGTTCTAGGTTGTATTTGACTCCTTGAAACCAGAGGTGTGCAGCACATCAACATTTAGCTCCTATTTAGTGCACTATGAAGACCAAACCTATAGAAGTATGAGATTTACTGGAGGTTACAGGCAGTATAGAAATACTTCTGTCTTCATCTGTAATTCTACCTCAACactttatttatcatattatgATTTCTTATGCaccttttatgtttatttttagcataaaaagtGATGAACACATGCCTTTAAATGAACTCGCTATGCGTTGTCGCTatgagttttacagttttagtaTACAAGGCTTTGTCAGAACTGTATCAGATCGCATTTCTTTCCATTATAATAGTAATTAGGAAAAAACATCCAGTCCCTCTTTGATTTCTGATGATTGTATAGTGCCCTCCTCTGGACAGACTCAGAACAAACACTGAACACAGAAGGAAAATAAGAGCGCATGATGATTGATGACACAAGATTGGTTGTCTGAAACTTGTTTGATGACAAATAAGCCCTtgtaaaaaactattaaacattaCTTCATGTGCTTTTGAGTAGATGAAGACATGCACCACTAAAGAAACAGCCCGAGCAATTTGTTAAATCCAGtcttactgtacttttttttgaaaaatggatGATTATTTGTCGTGGAAGGTGCGTGTATTACAGTACCTGTATGTTTCTAATAAACAGTGTGACTGTGTTCCTGAAAAAGTGAACAGGTGGAGCAGGAAGAACAGgtaatgagaaaaagaaaacagcacaGGTAGTTCAACAAAGGAGTTGTCTGAAAAGCAGCAGGAGACTGTTCCACGTAAGTAGGGTTTTATTTATGAAGATATACAACGGCTAAAATgtgtcactttattttaacaattaaatttgCGTTTGAAAGAAGTCGTGTATGAAGTCATCTGGGTAATGCTACATAAGATTATAAGTATGGGTGAACTCAAGAAGCACTTAAACTCTCCTTCTTACCATGCATTAGGACGACATATACACTCGTCCTCTTCCAGATTTCTGGAAGTTCTTAATTATTGCCTTGATGATAGAAATAGTCCTTTTCACCGCTCtagctcttttcttaaagccacttCACTAATTTGTGAGgctcaattatcttttgctggacattagaaatatattctttgttttttctcattgtaATGGATGCCTAAGGGAATGTATGCTTTGTTTTCCTacttatatttctgtgaaacaggaagcGATGGCTGAATAATTTCTTGTTCATAATCACCCTGTCGTGTTCCAAATTGTGAAAACGGGAATAcacttcagaaatattttactCCTGAGAATTTCTAAGGGTGCCAATAAATGCCCCCAAGGTGTATttgagaaaagcatttatttcataatgataattccaactattttaaattcttattattcaattaaaggtttgatttctttaaaaaaaagatcaaagggattaacaatgcagattcattttcacatccttcttttatcatttttagcaAGGGTGCCAATGCCAGTGagtgtcactgtgtgtgtgtgtgtgtgtgtgtgtgtgtgtgtgtgtgtgtgtgtgtgtgtgtgtgtatgtatacatacacaggtttgttttgtattgtgcAGTCATAAGTATGGCCAGAAATGACAGAATATCATCAACAATGACCGGTTTGAATTAGCTCAAGCTGCACCTGAAATACAACATCAGAtaaatcagataaaaaaaagtattttatagaaatatcaCTGTAATACTTTTCAATGTATAATAATGGGAACACAGCTGTAAAGCACTTTTAAGTGATAATAAGCAATACATTTGTTTGTAGGAGTAATAACCTTTTAATGGAGAACAAGAAAAACAGTGCTGCCTCTACAATGAGTCTTAGTAACGAGATTGAGAAGGAGAGAATTCAAAAAGTCCCAACTTCAGAACCCAGTCACCTGTCAATGAAGAGTAACAGATCCGTTACTCAGCCCCCCAATATAAGTGAAGACGtagtgacctctgacctcaggCAGCATAAAGTAACAGCTCCACTTCAGAAGACTGGAGAACTACACAAACAAGTAGATGAACTACAAAGAATCCAACTTCAACTGAAAACAtgcatgaagaaaaaatatgagAACTTTTTTGAGGGAAACAATCTCCAGGACAATGAAATCCTCCTGAACATGATTTACACACAGCTTTACAtcatagagggagagagagaaggagtgaatgaagaacatgaggttttacagatggagaaaacagCCAGAATACAAAACTCACAAGACACTCCAATCTACTGcaatgacatctttaaagaCTCACCTGAACCAGGATCTAAGGAGAAAGACCAGATCaagactgttcttactaaaggcatCGCTGGAATCGGAAAAaccgtctctgtgcagaagttcattctggactgggctgagggaaaagccaatcaagatgtagatttcatgtttgtgcttccatttcgagagctgaacttgatcagagatcatcagtacagtcttcacagacttctgctggactttcatcctgaacttcaagatctggactcaaagatttatgaggagtgtaaagttgtgttcatcttGGACGGTCTGGATGAAAGTAGAAtcacactgatgttttcagatgatcAGAAAGTTTGTGATGTTACTGAGACTTCATCAGTCAGTGTGTTGATGTCAAACCTCATGAAAGGAGAgctgcttccctctgctctcatctggatcacctccagaccagcagcagccaatcagatcccctCCAAATACATCAACCGTCTGACAGAAATTCAGGGATTCACTGAgcctcagaaggaggaatatttcaggaagagAATCAGTGACCAGCATCAAGCCAGCAGAATCATCTCATACATCAGAAGAACAAGAAGCctccacatcatgtgccacatccccgtcttctgctggatctcatccaCTGTGCTTCAGAAGATCCTGGAAGAAGATATGAGTGCAGAAATCCCCcaaactctgactgaaatgtacatccacTTCCTGCTGATTCAGATTAACATGAGGAACCAGAAGTATGAAGAGAGTGATCCAGAGAAACTCCTGCAGTCCAACAGAGAAGTGATTGTGAAACTTGCTGAAGTGGCTTTCAAACAGTTGATGAAGGGTAATGTGATGTTCTATGAGGAGGACCTGATTGAGAGCGGCATAGATGTCACTGATGCCTCAGTCTATTCTGGGATTTGTACTGAGATCTTTAAGGAGGAATCTGTGATTCATCAGAAGAAAGTCTACAGCTTCATTCATCTAAGCATTCAAGAGTTTCTCGCTGCCTTCCATGTGTTTTACTGCTATTTAAGCAGCACCACAGAGACTCTTAAGGTTTTTGATTCAATGCATAATCTGTTTAAAGGAGCAGTAGATAAAGCCCTTGCCAGTGAGAATGGACACCTGGATTTGTTCCTGCGGTTCCTGCTGGGTGTCTCATTGGATtccaatcagagactcttacaggatctactgacacacacagagaacagctCAGAGAGCATCAGGAGAACCTCACAGGACATTAAACACAAGATCAAGAGtctaaatgataataatgagaCGTATGTACATGAAACTGAGAAAGACAAACAAGTTAAAAAACATCTCTCAGCTGGTCAGTCCATCAATCTGTTCCTCTGTCTGCTGGAAGTGAAAGATCAGACTCTGTCCAGAGAGATTCAGGAGTTTGTGAAATTAATCAAACACTCGGATAAGGAAGAAtcagagaagagagaaacagagaataAAGAATCAGAGAAAAAACTCTGTCCTGCTCACTGCTCAACAATCTCCTACATGCTTCAGATGTCAGAGGAGCCGCTGGATAAGCTGGACCTCAAAAAATACAACACATCAGATGAGGGCAGAAGAAGACTGATACCAGCTGTGATCaactgcagaaaagctctgtgagtGTTGAATCATATTTTACAAGTGGAATTAAAGTGCTGTTGTTATTCCAAACACAAACTCCATTCAATAATGATCTATGAGCTACTTTAAATAAGAATGgtttaattatttctaaacTTACAAATTATGCCCATTTTATCTCAAAGTGTTTAATTCTCATATAATTTTTCTCCTTTAGTCTTATCGGCTGTGATCTCTCTTATCAGTTCTGTACAATTGTGTCATCAGCTCTTcaatcctcaaactctgtcctgagagagctggatctgagtaacaatgacctgcaggattcaggagtgaagctgctctctgatggactgaagagtccaaactgtcagcTGCAAATACTGAGGTAGATACATAAGGGAAGATGTGCAGTTATCCAGTAATAATGTTGCTGTGTGTCTGTGGATGATtcgttcatgtgtgtgtgtctgtaggttgtcaggctgtatggtgacagaggaaggctgtggttatttgtcttcagctctgagttcaaacccctcacacctgagagagctggatctgagctacaatcacccaggagattcaggagtgcagctgctcaaacacaaactggaggatccaaactATGAACTGCAGATACTTAAGTATGCAGATACTCAAGAGTCCAGTTAATAAACtctaaaggtgctgtatgtaggattgacaaagagtggttgaactaggtattgcagtccaaattcaaactCGCAAACGCAGATTGCCAGATTACCGCTTAAACCCCTTTCGTTTGTCAGCTTCTATGACTAAAATGAATGCGCTCtgttttccaccaactggcaacTCAGGCTTCCGAAACACTATTAGGTAAACTGGCGGTGGGCTGGTTTAACAAACCAAAACGGAGGCCAAAATTTTGGGccaga is a window from the Puntigrus tetrazona isolate hp1 chromosome 1, ASM1883169v1, whole genome shotgun sequence genome containing:
- the LOC122356407 gene encoding NACHT, LRR and PYD domains-containing protein 3-like, which produces MENKKNSAASTMSLSNEIEKERIQKVPTSEPSHLSMKSNRSVTQPPNISEDVVTSDLRQHKVTAPLQKTGELHKQVDELQRIQLQLKTCMKKKYENFFEGNNLQDNEILLNMIYTQLYIIEGEREGVNEEHEVLQMEKTARIQNSQDTPIYCNDIFKDSPEPGSKEKDQIKTVLTKGIAGIGKTVSVQKFILDWAEGKANQDVDFMFVLPFRELNLIRDHQYSLHRLLLDFHPELQDLDSKIYEECKVVFILDGLDESRITLMFSDDQKVCDVTETSSVSVLMSNLMKGELLPSALIWITSRPAAANQIPSKYINRLTEIQGFTEPQKEEYFRKRISDQHQASRIISYIRRTRSLHIMCHIPVFCWISSTVLQKILEEDMSAEIPQTLTEMYIHFLLIQINMRNQKYEESDPEKLLQSNREVIVKLAEVAFKQLMKGNVMFYEEDLIESGIDVTDASVYSGICTEIFKEESVIHQKKVYSFIHLSIQEFLAAFHVFYCYLSSTTETLKVFDSMHNLFKGAVDKALASENGHLDLFLRFLLGVSLDSNQRLLQDLLTHTENSSESIRRTSQDIKHKIKSLNDNNETYVHETEKDKQVKKHLSAGQSINLFLCLLEVKDQTLSREIQEFVKLIKHSDKEESEKRETENKESEKKLCPAHCSTISYMLQMSEEPLDKLDLKKYNTSDEGRRRLIPAVINCRKALLIGCDLSYQFCTIVSSALQSSNSVLRELDLSNNDLQDSGVKLLSDGLKSPNCQLQILRLSGCMVTEEGCGYLSSALSSNPSHLRELDLSYNHPGDSGVQLLKHKLEDPNYELQILNLDHGGPFRITPGLRKYACNLSLDANTAHTQLMLSEDNRKITYVDQHQPYPDHPERFADNPQVLCRESLTGRCYWEVEWGSWARIAVAYKTISRKEGTVCKFGYNNKSWSLNCSLNGTAVWHNNIFTIVTHSPPSKRVGIYLDWSAGSLSFYRVCDTHTLTHLHTFNTTFTEPLYAGFKVFESELSLCQMTQQTCLTE